Proteins encoded in a region of the Zunongwangia endophytica genome:
- a CDS encoding ABC transporter ATP-binding protein, giving the protein MITATNLSKVYNGTKVLDIDHLEIPQGQNFGLVGNNGAGKTTFFSMLLDLIRPTSGSIFNHEITVNESEDWKPFTSSFIDESFLIGYLTPEEYFHFVGELRNQNRADIQSFLKQFEEFFNGEVIGRSKYLRDLSKGNQKKVGIVAALIGEPKVVILDEPFANLDPSTQIKLKKIIKELSEFSGTTVLVSSHDLIHVTEVCERIVVLDKGAIVRDIKTSEATLKELETYFSGNTAPQENIEPVIKEDTENTVE; this is encoded by the coding sequence ATGATAACAGCAACCAACCTCTCGAAAGTATATAACGGTACTAAAGTTTTAGATATCGACCATTTAGAAATTCCACAAGGACAAAATTTTGGATTAGTAGGAAATAACGGCGCCGGAAAAACCACATTCTTTAGTATGTTACTAGATTTAATTCGGCCAACTTCAGGTAGTATTTTTAATCATGAAATTACCGTAAACGAAAGTGAAGATTGGAAGCCATTCACTTCATCCTTTATCGATGAGAGTTTTCTAATAGGATATCTTACGCCTGAAGAGTATTTCCATTTTGTGGGCGAACTTCGCAATCAAAACCGAGCTGATATTCAAAGTTTTTTGAAACAATTTGAAGAATTCTTCAACGGTGAAGTTATTGGGCGTTCAAAATATCTTCGCGATTTATCTAAAGGAAACCAAAAAAAAGTAGGTATTGTAGCCGCTTTAATTGGTGAACCAAAAGTGGTGATTTTAGATGAACCTTTTGCGAATTTAGATCCTAGTACCCAAATTAAGCTGAAAAAAATTATTAAAGAACTTTCTGAATTTTCAGGAACTACCGTATTAGTTTCCAGTCATGATCTTATTCACGTAACTGAAGTTTGTGAGCGGATTGTAGTTTTAGATAAAGGGGCAATTGTTCGCGATATTAAAACTTCAGAAGCAACCTTAAAAGAATTGGAAACCTACTTTTCGGGAAACACGGCACCACAAGAAAATATAGAACCTGTAATAAAAGAAGACACCGAAAATACTGTGGAATAG
- a CDS encoding DUF5687 family protein has product MIGKLLSLEWKSFTRSASFGKSLGVKILLGFLGLYFAVIFLGIGVGLHPFLKEMYPDEVPLLKFNEFVLAWLGFELIFRFFLQSLPVLKIKPLLLQDIRKKKLVDFVLYKSLFSFYNLFPILFYVPFAIMNGVKSDYSTISLLAWCAAMLFFSFSLNFLNFLIKKKFAENIKSFLPFIFLILVLAGLEYFDIISLGEQFGLFLNFLLEMPYLAVLPLLLCIGLFMLIRNILLDKFYLDAGLKAKQQVAKSQDFEWTKRFGDIAPFLQLDMKMIWRNKRPRTTVFLSFIFLLYGLMFFTNSAFEKISIMPVFAGVFMTGMFITNFGQFIPSWDSSYYQMIMAQNIPMRKYLASKAALLSFSIIVLTILSTPYLYFGWNVMLIIVMCALYNLGVNVPFLIFMGSLNKKRIDLEKSPVMNYQGMGAAQWIMALPILFVPPGIFYLFFKLFSYNIGLLALGILGVIGLLLRNYLMDKITLQYKKKKYIMIHGFKQTDA; this is encoded by the coding sequence ATGATTGGTAAATTACTCAGCTTAGAGTGGAAATCTTTTACTCGTAGCGCTAGTTTTGGAAAAAGCCTTGGGGTTAAAATTCTACTTGGTTTTTTGGGGCTCTATTTCGCAGTTATTTTTTTAGGAATTGGTGTTGGCTTACATCCTTTTCTAAAAGAAATGTATCCAGATGAAGTTCCTCTTTTAAAATTCAATGAATTTGTGCTGGCTTGGCTCGGGTTCGAATTGATTTTTAGATTTTTTTTACAGAGCTTACCGGTGCTTAAAATCAAGCCTTTACTTCTTCAGGATATAAGAAAAAAGAAGTTAGTTGATTTTGTACTATATAAATCACTATTTTCTTTCTATAATCTTTTTCCAATACTTTTCTATGTGCCATTCGCTATTATGAATGGAGTAAAATCAGATTACAGTACCATCTCACTTTTAGCGTGGTGCGCAGCAATGCTTTTTTTCAGTTTTTCTTTAAACTTTTTAAACTTCCTTATTAAAAAGAAATTCGCTGAGAATATTAAATCTTTTTTGCCATTTATCTTTTTGATTTTGGTCTTAGCAGGCTTAGAATATTTTGATATTATTTCGTTAGGGGAACAATTTGGACTGTTTTTGAACTTTCTATTAGAAATGCCTTATTTGGCAGTACTACCACTACTACTTTGTATAGGTTTGTTTATGCTGATTCGAAATATTCTTCTTGATAAATTTTATCTGGATGCTGGTTTAAAAGCTAAACAGCAAGTGGCTAAATCTCAGGATTTTGAATGGACTAAGCGTTTTGGTGATATCGCTCCTTTTCTTCAGTTAGATATGAAAATGATTTGGCGAAATAAACGGCCTAGAACAACCGTGTTTCTATCTTTTATCTTTTTGCTATATGGCTTGATGTTTTTTACGAATTCAGCATTCGAAAAAATAAGCATTATGCCGGTTTTTGCAGGAGTGTTTATGACAGGTATGTTTATAACTAATTTTGGACAGTTTATACCAAGTTGGGATTCTTCGTATTACCAAATGATAATGGCTCAAAATATTCCTATGAGAAAATATCTTGCTTCTAAAGCAGCATTACTTAGCTTCAGTATTATTGTCCTTACAATTTTAAGTACACCTTATCTTTACTTTGGGTGGAATGTGATGCTGATTATCGTGATGTGTGCTTTGTATAATCTAGGTGTTAATGTTCCATTTTTAATATTTATGGGATCGCTTAATAAAAAAAGAATCGATCTGGAAAAAAGTCCTGTGATGAATTATCAGGGAATGGGCGCAGCACAATGGATTATGGCATTGCCGATTTTATTTGTCCCACCGGGAATTTTTTACTTATTCTTTAAATTATTCAGTTATAATATTGGGCTTCTGGCGTTGGGAATTTTAGGAGTTATCGGACTTTTACTTCGGAATTACCTGATGGATAAAATCACACTTCAGTATAAAAAGAAAAAGTATATTATGATTCACGGCTTTAAACAAACTGATGCATAG
- a CDS encoding PadR family transcriptional regulator, with amino-acid sequence MSNSKLYKGSLSTIILKLLAESDKMYGYEITQKVKEITQGELKITEGALYPALHKLEADGFLEVEVKKVDNRLRKYYKLTEAGNKEKVNKINELEQFIENIQGIINPKFSI; translated from the coding sequence ATGTCAAATTCGAAGTTATACAAAGGAAGTTTATCTACGATTATCCTAAAGCTTTTAGCTGAAAGTGATAAAATGTATGGCTATGAAATTACTCAGAAGGTAAAAGAAATTACCCAGGGAGAATTAAAGATAACCGAAGGTGCACTTTATCCGGCACTGCATAAGTTAGAAGCTGATGGATTTTTAGAAGTTGAGGTAAAAAAAGTAGATAATCGTCTTCGGAAATACTACAAGCTTACCGAGGCCGGAAATAAAGAGAAGGTGAATAAAATCAATGAATTGGAGCAATTTATAGAAAATATACAAGGGATCATAAATCCTAAATTCAGTATTTAA
- a CDS encoding ferredoxin--NADP reductase, translating to MSTFHKLKIKEVIRETEQAVSLSFEIPAELKEEFKFKAGQYITIKADVEGKELRRAYSLCSAPDSQDFKVTVKEVEGGKFSVLANNNLKAGDTLEVHPPEGKFILEPSETSKNYAAFAAGSGITPILSIIKTVLNKETHSRFILTYGNKSPEDTIFFKELLDLQATYPDRLFVEFVFSRARQDNAHFGRIETSTVNFVMKNKFKDHPFDAVYLCGPEEMINHVSEVLTSNDIAEENIYYELFTSNDTGEVEANLEGQSQITILVDDEETSFVMNQNDIILDAALEQDLDVPYSCQGGICSSCIARITEGKAEMRKNQILTDDEIEEGLILTCQAHPLTTNIKVDYDDV from the coding sequence ATGAGTACATTTCATAAACTGAAAATAAAGGAAGTAATTAGGGAAACTGAACAAGCGGTAAGTCTTTCCTTTGAGATTCCGGCTGAATTGAAAGAAGAATTCAAATTCAAAGCAGGACAATATATCACGATTAAAGCAGACGTTGAAGGTAAAGAACTAAGAAGAGCCTATTCGCTTTGTTCAGCTCCAGATTCGCAAGATTTTAAAGTAACAGTTAAAGAGGTAGAAGGCGGTAAGTTTTCTGTATTGGCTAACAATAACCTAAAAGCAGGAGACACGTTAGAGGTTCATCCACCTGAAGGAAAATTTATTCTAGAACCTTCTGAAACTTCCAAAAACTATGCGGCTTTTGCTGCAGGAAGCGGGATCACTCCTATTTTATCGATTATTAAGACGGTGCTTAACAAGGAAACTCATAGCCGCTTTATCCTTACCTACGGAAATAAATCTCCAGAAGACACCATCTTTTTTAAAGAGCTATTAGATCTTCAGGCAACTTATCCAGATCGTTTATTTGTAGAATTTGTATTTAGTAGAGCACGACAGGATAATGCACATTTTGGCCGTATAGAAACTAGTACGGTAAATTTTGTGATGAAGAATAAATTTAAAGATCATCCTTTTGATGCGGTGTATTTATGCGGCCCGGAAGAAATGATTAATCACGTTAGCGAAGTACTGACTAGTAATGATATTGCTGAAGAAAATATCTATTACGAACTCTTTACCAGCAATGATACCGGAGAAGTAGAAGCAAATCTGGAAGGACAGTCTCAAATCACTATTTTAGTGGATGATGAGGAAACAAGTTTTGTGATGAATCAAAACGATATTATCCTCGACGCTGCATTGGAACAGGATCTTGATGTTCCATATTCTTGCCAAGGCGGAATTTGCAGTAGCTGTATTGCCAGAATTACTGAAGGTAAAGCTGAAATGCGTAAAAATCAGATTCTAACAGATGATGAAATTGAAGAAGGCTTAATTTTAACCTGCCAGGCACATCCGCTTACTACTAATATCAAAGTAGATTACGATGATGTTTAA
- a CDS encoding glycosyltransferase family 9 protein — protein sequence MSTKDLHIPEVNREKSAHVLAIRLSAMGDVAMTVPVIRTFMATYPNCKITFLTRPFFAPMFKGIPNIEIYKADVKGEHNGVMGLGRLARELRNHEIEMVADLHNVLRSNVLKSVFYLYGIPVKQIDKGRAEKKKLTQEDHKRFRELKSTHQRYADVFTELGFPLDFSNHVFPEKQQIPTKIDEIVSNSSKKYLGIAPFAQHDSKVYPADLMEKVLEKLNTEDNTQIFLFGGGSAETKKLQSWEKQFENCISVAGLLSFEEELALISNLDAMLSMDSGNGHMAAMYGIPVVSIWGVTHPFAGFKPFGQPLENSLIPDLEKFPKIPTSIYGNKYPEGYEFAIRTITPARVVKKINSVLN from the coding sequence ATGAGCACTAAAGATCTACATATTCCAGAAGTGAATAGAGAGAAAAGTGCTCATGTTCTTGCTATTCGATTATCAGCAATGGGAGATGTTGCCATGACGGTTCCGGTTATTCGGACTTTTATGGCGACTTATCCTAATTGCAAAATTACATTTCTCACCCGGCCTTTCTTTGCGCCAATGTTTAAAGGAATCCCCAATATCGAGATTTATAAAGCCGATGTAAAGGGCGAGCATAACGGGGTGATGGGATTGGGAAGATTGGCTAGAGAATTGAGGAATCATGAGATCGAAATGGTTGCTGATCTTCATAATGTACTTCGCAGTAATGTATTAAAATCGGTTTTTTATTTATACGGAATTCCGGTAAAACAAATTGATAAAGGTAGAGCTGAAAAAAAGAAACTCACCCAGGAAGACCACAAGCGATTTAGGGAATTAAAAAGCACCCACCAACGCTATGCTGATGTTTTTACTGAATTAGGTTTTCCGCTCGATTTTAGCAATCATGTTTTCCCAGAGAAGCAGCAAATTCCGACGAAAATCGATGAAATTGTATCGAATTCTTCTAAAAAATACTTGGGAATAGCACCTTTTGCACAACACGACTCTAAAGTGTATCCAGCAGATTTGATGGAAAAAGTTCTTGAAAAGTTGAATACTGAAGATAACACTCAGATCTTTTTATTTGGTGGAGGAAGTGCAGAAACCAAGAAACTACAATCCTGGGAAAAGCAATTCGAGAATTGTATAAGCGTCGCCGGACTTTTATCTTTTGAAGAAGAGCTGGCATTAATCTCCAATCTTGATGCGATGCTTTCTATGGATAGCGGAAACGGGCATATGGCAGCTATGTATGGGATACCTGTAGTTAGTATTTGGGGTGTTACGCATCCATTTGCTGGTTTTAAGCCTTTTGGGCAGCCTTTAGAAAATTCTTTAATTCCAGATTTAGAAAAATTCCCCAAGATTCCTACTTCTATCTACGGAAATAAATATCCAGAGGGTTATGAGTTTGCCATTAGAACGATTACACCGGCGAGAGTCGTAAAAAAAATAAATTCAGTATTAAATTAA
- a CDS encoding DUF4254 domain-containing protein has protein sequence MFTDKANKIFQEVIEKYHEMDNVDQPFTNPYDSDTQLIEHLLYRKCWIDTVQWHYEDIVRDPNIDPIAGLKLKRLIDASNQDRTDTVEYIDSYFLEKYKDIAPKEHATINTESPAWGVDRLSILALKIYHMHEEATREDASDAHREKCQAKLDVLVEQRVDLSSAIDRFLKDIESGDKYMKVYKQMKMYNDDELNPVLRNK, from the coding sequence ATGTTTACAGATAAAGCAAATAAGATCTTTCAGGAAGTGATTGAAAAATATCATGAAATGGACAATGTAGATCAGCCTTTTACAAATCCATACGATAGTGATACACAACTTATCGAGCACCTTCTTTATAGAAAATGTTGGATAGATACGGTACAATGGCACTACGAGGATATCGTAAGAGATCCAAATATTGATCCTATTGCTGGTTTGAAATTGAAACGACTTATTGATGCATCAAACCAGGATCGTACCGATACGGTAGAGTATATTGATAGCTATTTTCTTGAAAAGTATAAAGATATAGCACCTAAAGAGCATGCGACGATTAATACAGAAAGCCCTGCTTGGGGAGTAGACCGGTTATCGATTCTAGCGCTTAAGATATATCATATGCACGAAGAAGCAACTCGCGAAGATGCTTCAGATGCACATAGAGAAAAATGCCAGGCAAAATTAGATGTTTTGGTAGAGCAACGAGTAGACCTTTCTTCAGCAATCGATCGTTTTTTAAAGGATATTGAAAGCGGAGATAAATACATGAAAGTCTATAAACAGATGAAAATGTATAATGATGATGAATTGAATCCGGTTCTAAGAAATAAGTAA
- a CDS encoding DUF6427 family protein produces the protein MLTSFFAKSKPINIALVILLLAGFFISANFQNWFLDFEILKFFKILGVFLSLMFALFLLNFVAKKNDLTQRSAYKVLLFSVFCASFSSLLKDYNIIISATLILLALRRIISLKSQISVQKKIFDAGLWICIASLFYFWSILFLLIAFVGIVIYSPRPKNWLIPVISAVCVYIIYCSIHLLVKDQFYLFSDCYQAYNFNFSNYQSFKFLTPISIILALTVWSLVYYFSIIQKAGVSLRPSLNLILFTLIIGISVGILAPSKNGSELIFFFIPLSIIVSNYFDTGRDKIFREILLIILILMPFGVLFIQD, from the coding sequence ATGCTAACAAGCTTTTTTGCCAAATCAAAGCCAATAAATATTGCGCTTGTCATCTTATTGCTCGCTGGATTTTTTATTTCAGCAAATTTTCAGAACTGGTTTTTGGATTTCGAGATCCTTAAATTTTTCAAGATTCTTGGGGTTTTCTTATCCTTAATGTTCGCGCTTTTTTTACTGAATTTTGTTGCTAAAAAGAACGATTTAACGCAGCGAAGCGCATATAAGGTTTTGCTATTTTCGGTGTTTTGTGCTTCTTTTTCTTCGTTGCTGAAAGATTATAATATTATCATTTCAGCAACATTAATTTTATTGGCTTTACGACGTATTATAAGTTTGAAGTCACAAATCTCCGTTCAAAAAAAGATTTTTGATGCAGGGTTATGGATTTGTATTGCTTCGCTCTTTTATTTTTGGTCAATTTTATTTTTACTAATCGCTTTCGTAGGAATTGTTATCTACAGTCCCAGACCAAAAAACTGGCTAATTCCTGTAATTTCCGCGGTTTGTGTATATATAATTTACTGTTCTATTCATCTTTTGGTTAAAGATCAGTTCTATTTATTTTCTGATTGTTATCAGGCATATAATTTCAATTTTTCCAATTATCAGTCCTTTAAATTTCTAACACCTATTAGTATTATTCTTGCACTTACTGTATGGTCGTTAGTTTATTATTTTTCTATAATTCAGAAAGCCGGTGTAAGTCTTAGGCCTTCTTTAAATCTAATTTTATTTACCTTAATTATAGGAATTTCAGTAGGTATTTTGGCTCCAAGTAAGAATGGTAGTGAATTGATCTTTTTCTTTATTCCGCTTAGTATTATTGTTTCAAATTATTTTGACACTGGTAGGGATAAGATCTTTAGAGAAATATTGCTAATCATTTTGATTTTAATGCCTTTCGGCGTTTTATTTATTCAGGATTAA
- a CDS encoding DUF6341 family protein, which translates to MNEFFNGIAWLFEEVLLKPLDWLRSLELDTWWGANAINFVFIIIGMIAFAYWCKQLKIFQDADDENTRSKPYLG; encoded by the coding sequence ATGAATGAATTTTTTAATGGAATCGCATGGCTGTTTGAAGAAGTTCTTCTTAAGCCACTAGACTGGTTACGTTCCTTGGAACTAGACACCTGGTGGGGTGCTAACGCCATCAACTTTGTATTTATTATCATTGGAATGATTGCATTTGCCTACTGGTGTAAGCAACTTAAAATATTCCAAGACGCTGATGACGAAAACACAAGATCTAAACCGTACTTAGGTTAA
- the purD gene encoding phosphoribosylamine--glycine ligase has translation MKILILGSGGREHTFAYKIAQSPKCEKLYIAPGNAGTSNVGENVSLNVGDFSGIKDFILEKNIDLLIVGPEDPLVKGITDFCKQDTQLKKLLIVGPSKRGALLEGSKERAKEFMLIHQIPTAAYESFTIESLEAGKTFLETLKPPYVLKADGLAAGKGVLILNDLAEAKAELENMLKNQKFGEASAKVVIEEFLDGIELSVFVLTDGKNYKILPTAKDYKRIGEGDTGLNTGGMGAISPVPFADAQLMQKIEERIVKPTVDGLAEENIDYKGFIFIGLIKVGDEPYVIEYNVRMGDPETEVVLPRVESDLVEMLAKAAEGKLDEVNLEIDDRAATTVMLVSGGYPEAYEKGKEITGIENVEDAIVFHAGTTSKDGKVVTNGGRVIAVTAFGEDYKQALKKSYQNVEKLQFDKMYFRKDLGFDLD, from the coding sequence ATGAAAATCTTAATACTAGGTTCAGGTGGTAGAGAGCATACTTTTGCTTACAAGATTGCACAAAGTCCAAAATGCGAAAAACTATATATAGCTCCCGGAAATGCCGGAACCTCAAATGTTGGGGAAAATGTGAGCCTAAATGTAGGAGATTTTTCCGGTATTAAAGATTTTATTCTTGAAAAAAATATAGACTTATTGATTGTAGGACCAGAAGATCCTCTGGTAAAAGGAATTACTGATTTTTGTAAGCAGGACACTCAATTAAAAAAGCTTTTAATAGTAGGTCCTTCCAAACGCGGAGCATTGTTAGAAGGAAGCAAGGAGCGCGCTAAAGAGTTTATGCTAATTCATCAAATTCCAACTGCTGCTTACGAGAGCTTTACGATAGAAAGTTTAGAGGCAGGAAAAACCTTCTTAGAAACCTTAAAGCCACCTTATGTTCTTAAAGCAGATGGTTTGGCTGCCGGAAAAGGCGTGTTAATTCTTAATGATCTTGCTGAAGCTAAAGCTGAATTAGAGAATATGCTGAAGAACCAAAAGTTTGGTGAAGCCAGCGCAAAAGTAGTGATCGAGGAATTTTTGGATGGTATAGAACTCAGTGTTTTTGTTTTGACAGACGGTAAAAACTACAAAATTTTACCAACAGCAAAAGATTATAAACGAATAGGTGAAGGCGATACCGGTTTAAATACAGGGGGAATGGGAGCAATCTCACCAGTACCTTTTGCAGATGCGCAGTTGATGCAGAAAATCGAAGAGCGTATCGTTAAACCAACCGTAGATGGTCTTGCTGAAGAAAATATAGATTACAAAGGATTTATTTTTATCGGTCTTATTAAAGTTGGAGATGAACCTTATGTGATCGAGTATAATGTAAGAATGGGCGATCCTGAGACTGAAGTGGTTTTACCAAGAGTAGAATCAGATTTAGTTGAAATGTTAGCTAAAGCAGCAGAAGGAAAACTCGATGAGGTAAACTTAGAGATCGACGATAGAGCAGCTACAACCGTAATGTTAGTTTCTGGAGGTTATCCTGAAGCTTACGAAAAAGGTAAAGAAATCACGGGTATCGAGAATGTAGAAGATGCAATTGTTTTTCATGCAGGGACTACATCAAAAGATGGTAAAGTAGTAACTAACGGTGGTCGAGTAATTGCAGTTACAGCTTTTGGAGAAGATTATAAACAGGCACTAAAAAAATCTTACCAAAATGTAGAAAAGCTACAATTTGATAAGATGTATTTTAGAAAAGATCTAGGATTCGACTTAGATTAA
- a CDS encoding phenylacetate--CoA ligase family protein codes for MDWFKLSLQLNKFPVNQARKMLDEIERIPEEDYQNFIAKKKREIVNYHLKNNEFYENFIGDRSIENWEDIPIMTKKDLQTPLNDRLSKGFNLKNTYIGKTSGSSGHPFAFAKDKLCHAFTWSVIERCYSHYNISLENSRQARFYGIPYDILGYCKGRLKDLLSNRYRFPVFDLSDVMLEKYLVKLQKQNFEYIYGYTSAILLFAKFLDKKGITLKDKCSKLKLCITTSEILFQEDKKIIEKSFGLPVINEYGASELDIIAFQNRENDWRINEETLFVEVLDENNRALPLGKKGKLVITSLYNRAHPFIRYEIGDVGTLSEKSKAKHTILKELTGRTSDVVLLPSGKKAAGLSFYYVTKSIIENDGNVKEFVIHQKSLDSFKVLYVANQTLSEKKKQQIKDKIKTYLEPNLQITFEKKEELKRSKSGKLKQFSSFVNN; via the coding sequence TTGGACTGGTTTAAACTTTCGCTTCAACTCAATAAATTCCCTGTAAATCAGGCTCGTAAGATGCTTGACGAGATTGAGAGAATTCCTGAAGAAGATTATCAAAACTTTATAGCAAAGAAAAAGCGTGAAATTGTAAATTATCATTTAAAGAATAATGAATTTTATGAAAATTTCATTGGGGATCGGTCTATAGAAAATTGGGAGGATATTCCTATCATGACTAAGAAAGACCTTCAAACACCTCTTAACGATAGACTTAGTAAAGGATTTAATTTAAAAAATACCTATATAGGTAAAACTTCGGGCAGTAGTGGACATCCCTTCGCTTTTGCTAAAGATAAATTATGCCATGCTTTTACCTGGTCTGTAATAGAACGCTGTTATTCACATTACAATATTTCTTTAGAAAATTCAAGGCAAGCACGATTTTATGGTATCCCATACGATATTTTAGGCTATTGCAAAGGACGTTTAAAAGATTTGCTTAGTAATCGCTATCGTTTTCCTGTTTTCGATCTCAGTGACGTTATGTTGGAAAAATACCTTGTGAAATTACAAAAGCAGAATTTTGAGTATATCTATGGCTACACCAGCGCAATTCTTTTATTTGCTAAGTTTTTGGATAAAAAAGGAATTACATTAAAAGACAAGTGTTCAAAATTAAAATTGTGCATTACAACTTCTGAAATTCTTTTTCAAGAAGATAAAAAAATTATAGAAAAATCTTTTGGTTTGCCAGTGATTAACGAATACGGCGCTTCAGAACTCGACATTATTGCCTTCCAAAATCGAGAGAATGATTGGAGAATAAATGAAGAAACTCTTTTTGTTGAAGTTTTGGATGAAAATAATAGGGCTTTGCCCTTAGGAAAAAAAGGTAAACTCGTTATAACATCTCTTTACAATAGAGCCCATCCTTTTATACGATACGAAATTGGAGATGTTGGTACTCTTTCAGAAAAAAGCAAAGCGAAACATACCATTTTAAAGGAACTTACAGGTAGAACTAGCGATGTGGTATTGTTACCGAGTGGTAAAAAAGCAGCCGGACTATCATTTTACTATGTTACCAAAAGTATTATCGAAAACGACGGTAATGTAAAAGAATTTGTAATTCATCAAAAGTCGCTAGATAGCTTTAAAGTTTTGTATGTTGCCAATCAAACGCTATCAGAAAAAAAGAAGCAACAAATTAAAGATAAAATAAAAACTTATTTAGAACCCAACCTTCAAATAACTTTCGAGAAAAAGGAGGAGTTAAAGCGTTCTAAAAGTGGAAAACTAAAGCAATTTTCGTCTTTTGTCAATAATTAA
- the wecB gene encoding non-hydrolyzing UDP-N-acetylglucosamine 2-epimerase, with the protein MKITIIAGARPNFMKIAPLIKSIKKRQQEGFPITFRLVHTGQHYDKNLSDTFFEELNIPFPDTNLDVKSGSQAEQTGKIMIAFEKELLENPCDLVIVVGDVNSTMACSIVAKKEGCKVAHIEAGIRSGDLAMPEEINRIVTDSLTDYYFTTSHYANQNLKRSGIDNEKIFFVGNIMIDTLRAHEANLKQPPIWEKAKLKNDNYFVITMHRPRNVNSKEKLTIIISKIASLIYPLPLIFPVHPRTFKMLDKELSEIENLYLIDPLGYLSFNFLVKYAKGIITDSGGITEEATVLNVPCITLRENTERPETCEIGTNVLVGTDLEKITKEIDNIQNNKRKKGQIPILWDGKTADRITASLIEIFKL; encoded by the coding sequence ATGAAAATTACTATAATAGCCGGTGCTCGACCCAATTTTATGAAAATTGCACCGCTTATCAAATCAATAAAAAAAAGACAGCAAGAAGGATTTCCTATCACATTTCGGTTAGTGCATACCGGGCAACATTACGATAAAAATTTAAGTGACACTTTTTTCGAAGAATTAAATATTCCCTTTCCAGATACTAATCTGGATGTAAAGAGTGGCTCCCAAGCCGAGCAAACCGGAAAAATAATGATTGCTTTTGAAAAAGAGCTTTTAGAAAATCCGTGTGATTTGGTAATTGTCGTTGGCGATGTTAATTCTACCATGGCTTGCAGCATTGTGGCTAAAAAAGAGGGTTGCAAAGTTGCTCATATAGAAGCTGGGATACGTTCTGGAGATCTAGCTATGCCAGAAGAAATTAATCGAATTGTAACCGATAGCTTAACCGACTATTATTTTACCACTTCTCATTACGCCAATCAAAACCTTAAACGATCGGGTATCGATAACGAAAAGATATTTTTTGTTGGAAATATAATGATCGATACCTTAAGAGCTCATGAAGCAAATTTGAAACAGCCTCCCATTTGGGAAAAAGCAAAATTAAAAAATGACAATTATTTTGTAATTACAATGCACCGTCCTAGAAATGTAAATTCAAAAGAAAAATTGACCATTATCATTTCTAAAATTGCTTCCTTAATTTATCCATTGCCGCTAATTTTTCCGGTGCATCCGCGAACCTTCAAAATGTTGGATAAAGAACTTTCTGAAATTGAAAACCTTTATTTAATCGATCCTTTAGGATATTTATCCTTTAATTTTTTAGTAAAATATGCCAAAGGAATTATTACCGATTCTGGCGGAATTACAGAAGAAGCTACCGTGCTAAATGTACCTTGTATTACATTACGTGAAAACACAGAACGCCCTGAAACCTGCGAAATTGGTACCAATGTCTTGGTTGGAACTGATTTAGAAAAGATTACTAAGGAAATTGATAATATTCAGAATAATAAGCGGAAAAAAGGTCAAATTCCCATATTATGGGATGGAAAAACAGCCGATCGAATAACGGCTTCTTTAATTGAAATCT